Sequence from the Thunnus maccoyii chromosome 11, fThuMac1.1, whole genome shotgun sequence genome:
CTTGGTGCTTGGGTCAAGCTCCCTTGCACTCTGGATTAAAATATCCATCTGTAATGTAAGCAGCCAAATGAGAAATGAGCTCATGTTCCTCAACCTTTCTGGACCACAAGTATTTATGAAGTTACCTGCTACATGACAGAATCAGTCATTTGCCAGTGCCTTTCAAAATAGCCCatgagaaaaaatattcatttgagtattcatattatttatattagGGCTGGGTGTTGAACTTCAACACTTAGGAAAACCTCATGTAGACACTTCTCTGATTTATggctacattttattttggaaaGGTTCTTCACTAAACACTAATGTGTTGAGcagttttgcatattttgttaaaagaaaaaagggttCAAATATTGGTATATTCCTTTTTAATATTGACTATTACTTTTTATATTGAGTGAAGTATTGCTTTAGAACTTGTACTGAAATGTGGATGTTGTGTAGATTTTCCATGTCAACTTCCTGCCTTACTTGAAGGTTCTATATGTaaaattgtgaagcaatttacatgtattacttgttttttattgccaatgagtgaacgggtactaatgtaacataaaaaaatgagaccttccccaaCTTTCTCGGTggtaacagcctgtggactgaaAGCCCCGGGGTGGATTTTCTGTGAAAATCCAACAGAAGTGATGTTTATGTGCGCTCCCGTATGCCTTGCCTTCTCCCACTAGTGTCAACAAACCAGCATAacgacacaacaacaaaaatggtgctatccgactagaaacaccctgcagatattagctctccatcTAATGAAGCAGCTAGCTGCCTCCGTCAACCACTATACATttcagggttagggtaagaaaCAAAACACCCCTAAATGACAAGTTGCCCCATcctgagcacacacagctaaaacattatttccttaacaaaggagcagaaaacaaactcCAGATACCAGAACatagcagaacatagcttaccccttttgtttttcctaaaGGTCATTTCACTGACTGGAAGAGAGAGATACTTTGTAGAAAcacggtgcaaaacacaatgttagagatcttttatgtaattatgagaagtgtaagtgaggaaaaagacatcagacAACAGTTGAGATTATGTACATAAAAGTtgacaaatttcctcatttggaGGTGGTGGGTTGGGGGAATGGTGTAACCCAACAGTGGTGGACTTTGCCACAAgagactgctgtttgtttcctgtttccatccTGTaagttgggacagttttttaaaaactgtaactacgATTGTCCCCTAACCATaggttttgtgcctaaacctaaccagaccttaaccacagcgttgtcacattataaaacataattattttttaacagtgatctGTAATGGTTTTCGTAAACACAGATAAATTATTTTGTCTGGCCAATTACTGCTGATAAGGGcgattagaaaacgctcctatgtgtcattttggagtcacatggtcaaaccaAGAACGGGATATTACCAGCCGACACTTGGTACGCCCAAACCAATTATCCACCCCAAACTCGTCCCTAACGGGATTATCATCGTTTATCATGCCTCTTTgcttctaatagtcagtatcCATGTGACCACAGAGGTCGCCTTTTAAGCTTTTGAACAAACAACTAATGGTGTCATTTTGTGATGAGGACAGTCTCTCAGTACTCAACAGAAGGAAATGTTAGTGATCAGACTCATTAAAGTGACAATACTGAATAAATGTAAGGTATAATTCGATTGCATATTTGAGTTGCTACATTTAGAGTTACCTTAATGGTTTCTACTTCTTGTTTTCAACCAGTTCACAACACTGTTTCATTAGTCTAAGGATGAGATCTATGAGAAATAACACTTCCCATTTGATATAAAAGTGTCAAATTTGAAGTCCCTCCTTTGCTCCCTTGGTTCCCTTTCAGTCAGATTCTGCATTGTAATCTGGATTCTCCCACAAACATCCCATGGAAAACCCCTCATACCACAGCTCCTGAAGGGTGGCAGAGCCATTTTCAAGGCACTGCGGTAAAGGCTATGAAAATAAGGgcctctgctctgtttgtttaacATAAGAAACCTGACTTAACAGATGTGAAAAAATTTCATCACTGTTTACATCTTGCCCATGTGGATCTGTTCATGGAAAAATGTGTAGGGTTGGGGTATCCGATTTCAGCATGTTAAAGAACTCTTGCATGTGGAAAAGGGGCCTCAGGGTACTGATTTGACTCTAGAGGATTCTCACTCACTTTAATTTGTGTGTAGGTGAAGTAGATTGATAATATAAAGAGACCTCTGGGGTCATTTGCATTGTAGTCTCTGAGCTGGTCCAGAGTAGACCATCTGGATTCCATCTGTGAATCCAAACATCTTGGTTTGAATAGGTTATGAAGTCACTTTGAGAGGTACTAGATCAGGTTCTGAGTGATTTTTATGATTTCCAGTAAAGCCATGAAATAGCATAGTAGCATTctatattctttttttgttcgATGAAGAGGCCACTTGGCAAGATGTCTTCACCAAATGACTCAACCCTTCTCTTCAGAAATAAGCTACTGTTTTCCTGCAGCCAAGCCTGTGTGAAATAAATCATTAGAAAAGACTCATTTTTGAGACAAAACTTTATGTGTtctctgctaaaaaaaaaaaagtatttgaaatatataaaatagctTAATTGTCTTGTCACATGTTGTGCCTGTCTATGTCGTGTGTATAAAGCCTGTGTACAGTAAAGTGAAGTACAGTAAATAATTAAGGTGCTGAGTCCAAATATTGGATGTTCTTTTATGATTTATAGGCTCACAGTCATTGTAGCTGTACTCAAGAATCTGTTCTAAATGATGTTAAGCCACACTTTACTGACTCATAGACCATCTCAGTCTGGGAAGTCAAGTTTTCTCCATATTTCTGAGGGACTATACAGACTTCCAGAAAGGTTTCTTTACCCATGAATCATGCTACATGATCCAATAAGATCCTAGATCTTACCAGCTTTAGTAACCTGATGCCCTGCAGCATTCCATTGCATCTATCCATCACTCTGTTAGTAGAGGTATTCAGGTCATTGGGCTGTGTACCAAGTTGCTTGTTGCTCATTCATGATATCACAAATGGAATTATACAGTGTCTTGCAGACTCCTGCTGGAAAAATGCCTGGGAGGATTCAGtgctggattctctgctggaatGTACACCGCTGTAATACTAGCCATGCTTTAGAATAACAAAGACACTGTCATCATTGTGGAgcaaagaaaagattttttccCTGGAGGACTATGCTAGGACCAGTCTGATTTATGCAGCTGAGTGGAGACAGCACTATGACTCAGCTCCTACTTATACATAATGAATACATGTGGTAGCcacttcacttttattttcactttaggTCATTTTTTCTGGGATGTGTGTTGATGCAGCTGTGTTCATAGTCGTGTGGGTCTGATGTACCTTTTATATCTTGGGTTTGTAAAGTAATTTTTAGTCACACTTGCAGTGTGCGTGCAGGGTTGGCTGTGTTAGTCTGTTATTCTGTTGGTTGGTCTATCAatttggttcagagtgaaatatcataacaactattggatgaatgGCCATGTAGGTTTGTAAGGACATTTGTTGTCCCTagagaatgaatcctaatgactttggtggcTTTTCTAACTTATACtgtcaccagcaggtcaaagttctCAACAATTACTcgatggattggcacaaagtttggtgcagacattcgCGTATGTAATGACTATGGTGATTCCTTGGTTTTTCATGCCAAGGATGGTGGCagcatcatcaggtcaaaatttccattcgtccaatattttggtttatgaccaaacaccAGCAGAACTGATGGATTTCCCAACTTTGCTTTCTGATAACTGCTAATTTGTATGTCCATGTGTTaatacactaaactaagatgctGACCATAGTCAACATACCTGATAAGGACAgtatgttaacattgtcattgttagcattttagcatgacAAACAAGCACCATTGTAACTTTAACAtgactgacaaaaacaaaaaatccacTCACAGCTAGTTTGTATCAAGTGTATTTGTTGCTTTCCACAGGGAGAGTCAATGCTCCACTGTCACATCTCCACCACCAGTGATCATGGATGCTTTAAGGAGggtgttgaaaaatgttgaaaatttttagatatacagcCTATCCtcatcctttctgttgttgttgcactgttgtgggctgggaggaacagcatttagtttttttgtgtatgcaaatacacaagaaaattacaataagctaaatcttgaatctttggtacaaatattttacatggCACTCACTAAATtagttgtttttcagttttcaccTAAGAGCCTCTGTTTTGAACCAAATAATGGTATTCTATTAAATCTGTCATAGCCCACTCTCTGGGGATGTGCAGAAAATCTTTTTATCATGTCTGGCAGTATATTCTTAATCCTTAGCACCTGACTAACAAGTTTTCATCAAATATAGCAGCTTGTATTGAGTCACAACGCTCTTTCCACTAATAGCATTTCTTTGCCCTTCAACATTTATAAATCAATTCAGAAATCATATAAAAAGACGCTACTTATAACTTCAGCTCTTGtctaataatcataataatcatcatgTTTAAACTTAAATTTCAGTATCAATAGTAATCCAGTGATTGTTGTCTGCACATCCATGGTTACAGTGTAAACAGGAACTGCATGTAGCTAATGTAATATGTAATGGTAAAGATTAGCCAAAATATAAAGATTGAGAAAAATCAAGGGTTTATTATAAAGCCCATTGCTAATTGACTCACTCCAtagaaacatactgtaagtaTAATGAGGCATGAACTGTAGTACCAAAATTCAAAACGTATTAATCccaaaaagtgaaataaaaagagataaaCACAGGAGTAATAACATGGTTGTTGTATGCAGTTGTTCTGACAGAAGCTGCTCTACACTGACTTTTGAAACACATAACGAAGTTGCTTTAAAGCTACTTTATGGAATGTCTCTGAAGCACTACTTAAGTAGAACAACTGACCTGTAATGTTCTTTTAATGAAGGTTCTTCCTACTATGACAATGTGCGGCCTCTCTCCTACCCTGATGCTGATGCAGTCCTCATCTGCTTTGACATCAGCAGACCAGAAACATTAGACAACGTTCTCAAGAAGGTGAGTGTAAAGAATGTCCTTCCCTGTAGAAAGTGGAGATTCTTCCACTGATTCTTCCATTGTTCCACTGCCTTGTGGGCTCCCCCAGGGGTTCTATcctatatttatatactttcCCAATGTTCTTAATAGTTTCTAGAGTAGTCAGCTAAATGATAAAAGTAACCAGTATGGGGCAGATCAATGAAAATCACAGATCAATGATAACAGTCTCCTGCTCTTTGTTCCTCTCAGTGGAGAGCAGAGATTGAAGAGTTCTGTCCCAACACCAAGATGCTGCTGGTGGGGTGCAAGTCAGACCTCCGGACAGACCTCTTCACCAGGACCCACAATAGACAAACTCCAGTATCGTATGATCAGGTGGGTGAATGTGTCTGTTAGTCTTGTTCATTTCATTGCTAGGATCAGGAGGTTTTGGGATAATATCAGTTCTTTTTTTGAATCTGGTTCTATTTAATGGAACCTGGTTCATAACAAATTATAGTGTTGATTATTACTAATGTAACACTGTGTGAAAAACATAAACTATTCATCAAGATCATCATTTTACATCCTTAAAGGGAGGTCTACCATTTTATGTGGTTGGTGTTATGAATTGGAGTGGAAAATTTTACAGCCAGTTGTTGATTGTTCTCTGAGGAACAAAGATGTAGCACATGAACACATCTTAATGGATCTGTGTTTTGATTGGCTGTGGAGACTTAGTGAGTGGAGCAGGGAAGGCTATGACATTATGTTCTCTAATTCAGGAACACTTGTTGTAATGTCCATCCATAAATGTCCATCTGTTGTGTTCAGTTCATTAGAGTGTCTTTCAAAAAGGGCTTCTGATTTCTTTCACTTTCCTTTCATTACTCTTTAGTGAACAGACTAAAGAGTAAAGAAAGGCTGTGGTGAACAGGTGGTCTTAAACTGCTTGCAGGTGTGTCCAGAGAATCTCAGATAGTTTGCTTACCGACCTCAACCAGAAGTTTGTGAAGAACTTTGTGTAGCCATCAACTCTCTAGTTTAGGAAATTCAGTGACTCCAGTATTACAATCATTTACACATACAGAGGAGGTGGAACAActtctctcatttaaatgtaaatgtattaacACAACTCAATATAGTATACATAGGCTATATGATAAAGTAATAACGTGATGAATACTGATGTGGAGTATAGGCAAGAATATTAGTGTAGAATAAGTAACCAGAAAAAAAACGTTTCTTTCACAATCACTAATAAGGATTACAAGGtggaatatttaaaaaatgtcaatgaatGAACTTTGAGTTGGAGAGAACATTACGCTGAATAAAGCTAATAGTTAAATGTAATGGCTGGCGGTTTGAAGGATTTGCCTACCATCTCAGAGGTGAACCCTATGCTATAAAACAGGGGTCAGCAATTAGGTTCAACCATGGGCCAGTCTTTTCAAAATttttcatatgttgtttttcttttaattcttttaattcatttaagactaaattatatttataccAATGTTAAGGATTGTATCTAAGGGGAAGAAATGGCTGTTCGACTGCCaaccatttttgtttgtgatgaACAAATCTGTTATGGTCGCAGAGGCTAAAGTTTTGGAATTAAAACTATGttagaattcacacattaaactttaatttccGGTACGtttattagacttaatttcAGCACCATGCATTGTCCAAATTATATTGCGCAACTATAGGTTTAATGTCTCTCTTCATGTAATAGATGTAACAAGTATATATTACAATAATTGGGATTTACAGGAAccttgtgttattttgttatctaCTGTAGATTTGTGAAACATTATGTAAGGTTTATGATATAAACTATGAAAGTCAAAGCTTTCATCAGGGGGccaaataatttttttctgcAGGGCCGGATTTGGGCCATTATTTGCATACCACTGCTATAAAACCTAGAATGCAACTATGCATTCAACTATGTAggcaatactacataagtgaaatattagtGCAGCgatacatttaccagagggcaactgacatggacatacattttcatgaatattggacattacatgtaggagataactatcacaCCCTGTGTCCACCATGTGGTGCTAGAGAATACTAATTATACGTCATTTTGCTGTATGTCATATGTAGACCACACATATGGGGGGGTTGGaggggacagaataacaacaatcataacaataacaataacagcagcaatagccgggaaaggacaccaacaggaccGCGAAAGCTTGGTCTGCATCCCAGAGTTTCCTACAAgatgaaaaagcacaaaaaactccagggaagaagccaagttagtaacatgcattgacagtacatgaatgcatacagatggaaagggggaggaggaggagagaggagctcagtgcatcatgggaagtcccccggcagtctaggcctatagcagcataactaagggctgatccaaggtgagcctggctGGCCCTAagtataagctttatcaaaaaggaaagttttaagcctactcttaaacgtagagggggtgtctgccccccggaccgaatctggaagatggttccacaggagaggagcctaatagctgaaggctctgcttCCCGTTCTACTTTTGAAGACTGTAGGAGCAGTCCCcagcacctcaaaaatgctaaatgtaaTTAGGGGGCACTATAGATCCAAAAAGCCATGCCCAAGCCCAATTGTGATACTAATTGAAATATTTACTAGTTCAAGCATAGctgcaaagtttcatgagttttcccgcgtcctaaaggcctcaaatgTGTGTTCGTACAATGAAAATTGATTCAAGAAATCCATTGTAACAATGTAAAGCCTTGTTAGAACAACTTCTTATTAATGctccaaacatgttttcagtatagcacttaacaaaatattttgaaatgcaGAGTATAAATGTGACATACTATTATTCCTGTTCATGTCTCCTTTAACAGGGTTCGAACACAGCCAAGCAGCTGAGCGCCCCCTACCTGGAGTGCTCCTCCCTGCAGTCTGAGAACAGCATCAGAGACATTTTCCATGTGGCCACGCTGGCCTGcgtcagcaaaaacaacaagaacatgaagaggaggaagtcCTCCAGAGCCACCAAGAGGATGTCTCACAGTGGAAGGGACATGTCCACTGTGGTAACAACACACTATCAGCAGACCAAAGATAAAAGCTGTACTGTCATGTAAACATAAATGCACACTACAGAGGACAGTGCTGGATGGCAAACAACTGAAATGGTTTTCTCAGCtgatgaagatttttttttctctcaactcAAAACCAAGAGCACAGTGTTCTGGAGTGTCTATGGGCTGggctttatttaaaaatgaggCAGATGTGAAGACTGATTTGATGCTTTGGAGAAAAATTGTGCCAAGCAGACTTTATGTACACATTTGGCTGACAGAATACAATCTGGGGTGTGCATGACAGATAAATGATGGGCTCAGAACCAACACAGTACATATTATATGTACAATACACCATCACCTTCAACTACAGCTAGCTGACagaacaaaaggaaaagatAAAGTGTGTTAGTAAGATGTTACAATTATTACAGTCACaatttttacagtttcatttaacACTTgtatccaaagcgacgtacatctgagagctgatacgacacaagcagggatcttCTCTCCTGATCTATTCAGGAGAGAacacgagtaagtgccataacGCTAAGATTGAGTCTGATAGGACAtaggtgccaacaggcagtgcacagaggcaatgcattCTTCTTTCAATTCTTtcttcagtccatcaagtgcagaaTTGTTCGCGAAGGGCTGGGTCTTTTGTCTCTTCTTAAAGATTGGGAGGAACTCTGCGgatcgaacagagtttggtaacttgttCCACCACCAGGGAACTACAAAAGAGCTAGTAACTTAGGgtcctgttgtggtggtggtaccaggcgcctttcattggcagagcgtagtgagcGGGAGGAAGTGCAGAtctgaatgagggagttcaggtatGTGGGAGCTGTTTTACTTGCCGTTTTGTAAGTAAGTGTCAgagttttgaatttgatgcgggcagcaactgggagccagtggagggatatgaacagtGGGGTGACAcatgctgttttgggctggttgaagaccagatgTGCCACCacgttctggatcatctgcattTTCATCCTTATCAAGCCACTCAGAGAATCCTCAAGCCCTGTGGATGAGGACATCTTCCCTTATAGATCTTTCAGGTTAACTTGGCCTCACATAGTACAATAGGAGGTtaatttttttaacctttatttattcataggAGTTTTTCTGAGAGCAGTGCTCTCTTTTTCAAGGAagccctgatcacattcacacagttacatattcatacctggaagctgcccaatacaaccacagtctgatctgctggccactgagcagctccactggagcagttagGGTTAGGGGCCTTACTtaagggcacctcagtggtggtaatgagggaggggcaagagctgctttttcactttccacAAGCTCACTTCTAtaacctttaggccaccactAAGATGTTATGTTTTTCCACCTACTTACTTTTATACCTCGTATTCATAAGTGTTCTCGTCATCTCAGTTCTGCCCACACTGTGATCTGATTTCATTATGCAGATCACATGTTGGAGGTGGAGATGGGGTGTTGGATCTTGGGACAGTTATTGACAGCAAATAGTGTTCATTCTAGTGTTAGGCATCCTCGTAAGAAAGTAGAataatgggcctcatgcaagaacattttcatattcttatcCCAAAactctgactttttttctgtaaggtttgtgtgagtgtttcaAGTCAGATTTAGCAAACACTCTTAAGTGCACAAACTTCGTAAATgcttgtttcagcctgatgaatgtcacctgtttaTGAGGAGGTGAACATTTGTGATATTCAACCATTAACTTAATCAATGCCCCTAAAATTGGCAAATTAGGCTCCATTTGTGAATaatgttcccaaagagtaaaaaggAGAATTTCACACCACAGAACTTCAAGTCCTGCTATCAGAGCtcagcaaacagacacataacAAATTTCTGAGTTTCAGTAGGGGACCcgaaacaataagaaaacatgaatccagctgccaacaacatgtcatcagagcagctctgcactttgatagaaataaagagggaatgatTTGACGTGAAGGTAGATGCTAAAAACCACCTTTCTACAGCATAGTGCTCCATGATTAATATGAGGCGGTCATGTGATAGTCACaaagatattagaggagagaatattatagaCTACGataggtgatgttacactgttgCTGCAACACTACttgatactggacagagagtGGCAGAGAGACAATGTCTGTCAGAGTGAGAACTTTAGCAACTACTGAAATGCAGAAGGtgctgtgtaaaataaaaataataataataataataataatgatggcCAATAAAAATCAGccaatctaaaaaaaatctctcattaAATTGGCAGCCATGGTGATAATATGGTGAACAGAATATGAATTAAGTTTGTTTGTTACATATTTCATTGTAGTTGATTTCCATATcatatttaaaatctaaattcaTTCAGTCTAAGACATTATAATTCTAAGTCAAACACGTGCTTCCTCActtgtgaagaaaggcagacTGTTCAGGACTCATACCACAGGTCTGGACCACTTACCTAAGAGAGAATTTTAAGTGTGATAAAGTTGATGAATGccacaacttttcttaaatcactcttaagaacaaatctgttcgtacaagtggttcttgcatgaggcccagtgtctttattttctcttaaaagtCTTTCGATGATTGTGGTTCTATGataactgttttatttcagtttgattgaattggttttatgtttttgcatcGGGGTGTGGTATGGTAACCCCCCCAGAAATTGACTTATTAATGTTTTCTCACAGCACCATATTCAGCAGAGGTGCAAAGACACCACTGGAGTACACTTTGGTCAACTAGTTATATATAATCATAGTGTCTAGATGAAACCAGTGAAAATGTGGATTAAATATGAAGTGTGGAACTGATGATCTTTTTTAGCTTAATAGCTTCATTATCTGCAGCTTTACATTTTACCCTTTCTCTgtcatttgtgtattttttataatatgttTGGGAGCCAAACCTTTCAGTGTCACACAGGGGTGAGTGTAAGATCAGACCTTCAATGGGGCTCAGCCCCTAATGAGAATGTGACATGCATACAGCACACCAAAAAAACGAAAAGTGATGAAAAATTAGGTATGATAGTAAAAAAGCAAATTATATAGCAATTGGTCTGTTAAAATGAAcatacaaatgaacaaatttAACATATTGATGTACTATCTTAAATGTAAGGAATACAAAGTAAAAACCATGACATAACAGGGCAAATGTCAGCCATTCTTAACATTTCATCtgttattttttacttaaaacctaaaacattataaataaatatgaaacataagAAGTGCGGTGACAGTCACTTATATTAAACAGCTGTTTGGCATTGATAGACCTGAACCCATTAGCTTTATCGGTTATCTACACAATAATGTTGTGGAGTTTGGTCCTCTACAACTTTGATGCCTGCTGGAGGAACAGCTTtaaaggagaagagaaaaaaattgtgTAACCGCTTTAAAGAACTCACTGTTACTGATGCTGGGAACCAACCTAATAAAATATTAACCGATGGTATgaagattttattttacatttcatttgatgTAATAACACAGTTACAGAGAGGTTACTATGTAAATTATCACTCAAACTATACATTGAGTCATGTTAACTTGACTTGTCACTGCagacaatatatacagtacagacagtaagTGTTTGGAtagttacacattttttgttgttcttcaTGCTCTGTGCTTCAGCATATTCAATTTGAAGATTTAAAGTGCCAAGTCTCAGTTTTTTTTGAGTTGGGTTACatcagtattaaaaaaaactgagtggGAGATATAGCCCTTTTAACATATAGTGCCCAAAGTTAGGGGTCAAATGCAGTTGGACAGATATACATCAAGTCAAActaaatcatcatatttaatatttagtaGAAAATCATTTGCAGTCAATGACTGGCTGATGTCTTAGAGCCATAAACATCAGCAGATGCTTTGTATCTTCCCTGGTGATGCTCTCTCAGGCCTTCACTGCAGACACCTTCAGCTCTTGCTTTTTAATCGGGTCTTCAGCAGATGGAATGCAGCTCAATCTGATCAAGATCAGGTGATCAACTAGACCACCTCTTGAAACCCTGAAAAGCTCTTTGGTTGCTTTGGccgtacagtaccagtcaaaagttggGACACACCTTTCCATTCCTGAAAAGGTGGCCTCAATGAGAaagttttgactggtactgtatgtttaggATGGTTGTCCTGCTGAATGATGAAATGTGCTCCAATGAGTTTTGATGCATTTGACTGAATGTGACACACAGAATGCTCCTATATTCCTCTGCATTCATCCTGTTGCTTGTAGTAGTGACATCATCAATAAATGCCGGTGTGCCAGTTCCACTGGCAGCCATACATGCTCAAACCATAACAGAAGCACCACCATAGTTGACAGATGTGCTGCTATGCTTTGGCTCctgaaatgttccttttttttctctctgtactttCCTCTTTCCATCATTTTGATAAAGTTGATTTATATTTCATCAGTCCATAGAACTTTGCTCCAGAACTCTACTGCTTCCTTGCAGCCTGCCTTTCTGTTTTTGAGGCATACCAGGGGTTTCTATCTTGTGGTGATGTTTTGGTCATCAAGTGTTCTCCTGATCATTGACAAGGAAACAT
This genomic interval carries:
- the LOC121907494 gene encoding rho-related GTP-binding protein RhoE-like; translated protein: MDSDPNVKCKIVVVGDSECGKTALLNVFAKDCFPKGYVPTVFENYTASFDLDMQRVELRLWDTSGSSYYDNVRPLSYPDADAVLICFDISRPETLDNVLKKWRAEIEEFCPNTKMLLVGCKSDLRTDLFTRTHNRQTPVSYDQGSNTAKQLSAPYLECSSLQSENSIRDIFHVATLACVSKNNKNMKRRKSSRATKRMSHSGRDMSTVVTTHYQQTKDKSCTVM